A genomic window from Daphnia magna isolate NIES linkage group LG9, ASM2063170v1.1, whole genome shotgun sequence includes:
- the LOC116931243 gene encoding uncharacterized protein LOC116931243 isoform X1 produces MDSQHIIYIFGQCLIVLQAAIFFLSMVDAAADISTTLPPNFVPVIDGAVTVRPADLPEILSVPDAKGEICTLASLEATIVIWPEGDESRNVQIKMPDRDVNVSTVQNCFNNPSSSVKPLLVVTWSSSFQLCFYISKDENQWSLDQIVFAFNTSEVPLGIVKSELRTFRSEANALSDLKAPLGSFYRCFSPKPLSLLPLDGDSVVLGQNKSQNIQDKAFLRLSNFELQPFLGDLKEFGEEVVCREDVITKRHRRRRDSSVTIAVGSSLAVISVVTVMGYAIFRYVKVKAVGYDTMK; encoded by the exons ATGGATAGCCAACACATTATTTACATCTTTGGTCAATGTCTTATTGTGCTTCAAG CAGCCATTTTTTTCCTGAGCATGGTCGACGCAGCAGCTGACATTTCGACAACCCTTCCACCAAATTTTGTCCCCGTGATCG ATGGTGCAGTAACAGTGAGGCCAGCTGACCTTCCCGAAATTCTGTCTGTTCCCGACGCCAAAGGGGAAATTTGCACGTTAGCAAGCTTAGAAGCGACGATCGTGATCTGGCCAGAAGGCGATGAATCACGCAATGTGCAAATCAAAATGCCCGATCGCGACGTGAACGTCTCGACCGTTCAAAATTGCTTCAACAATCCATCGTCATCGGTCAAACCACTTTTGGTAGTCACGTGGTCGTCGTCCTTTCAACTGTGCTTCTACATCTCCAAA GACGAAAACCAGTGGAGTCTGGATCAaatcgtcttcgccttcaacACTTCAGAAGTTCCGCTCGGTATCGTCAAAA GTGAATTGAGGACGTTTAGGAGCGAGGCGAATGCTCTGTCAGACCTGAAAGCTCCGCTTGGATCCTTCTATCGTTGCTTTTCTCCCAAGCCGTTGTCCTTATTACCGTTAGATGGCGACAGTGTTGTTTTGGGCCAAAATAAGAGTCAAAATATCCAAGATAAAGCTTTTCTTCGTCTCAGCAATTTCGAATTGCAGCCATTTCTCGGTGATCTGAAAGAGTTTGGAGAAG AGGTTGTTTGCCGTGAAGATGTGATAACGAAACGTCATCGACGTCGTCGAGATTCTAGCGTGACGATTGCGGTTGGCAGTTCCCTAG CTGTCATTTCCGTCGTGACCGTGATGGGCTACGCCATTTTCCGTTACGTCAAGGTCAAGGCTGTCGGTTATGATACCATGAAATAA
- the LOC116931243 gene encoding uncharacterized protein LOC116931243 isoform X2, with the protein MDSQHIIYIFGQCLIVLQAIFFLSMVDAAADISTTLPPNFVPVIDGAVTVRPADLPEILSVPDAKGEICTLASLEATIVIWPEGDESRNVQIKMPDRDVNVSTVQNCFNNPSSSVKPLLVVTWSSSFQLCFYISKDENQWSLDQIVFAFNTSEVPLGIVKSELRTFRSEANALSDLKAPLGSFYRCFSPKPLSLLPLDGDSVVLGQNKSQNIQDKAFLRLSNFELQPFLGDLKEFGEEVVCREDVITKRHRRRRDSSVTIAVGSSLAVISVVTVMGYAIFRYVKVKAVGYDTMK; encoded by the exons ATGGATAGCCAACACATTATTTACATCTTTGGTCAATGTCTTATTGTGCTTCAAG CCATTTTTTTCCTGAGCATGGTCGACGCAGCAGCTGACATTTCGACAACCCTTCCACCAAATTTTGTCCCCGTGATCG ATGGTGCAGTAACAGTGAGGCCAGCTGACCTTCCCGAAATTCTGTCTGTTCCCGACGCCAAAGGGGAAATTTGCACGTTAGCAAGCTTAGAAGCGACGATCGTGATCTGGCCAGAAGGCGATGAATCACGCAATGTGCAAATCAAAATGCCCGATCGCGACGTGAACGTCTCGACCGTTCAAAATTGCTTCAACAATCCATCGTCATCGGTCAAACCACTTTTGGTAGTCACGTGGTCGTCGTCCTTTCAACTGTGCTTCTACATCTCCAAA GACGAAAACCAGTGGAGTCTGGATCAaatcgtcttcgccttcaacACTTCAGAAGTTCCGCTCGGTATCGTCAAAA GTGAATTGAGGACGTTTAGGAGCGAGGCGAATGCTCTGTCAGACCTGAAAGCTCCGCTTGGATCCTTCTATCGTTGCTTTTCTCCCAAGCCGTTGTCCTTATTACCGTTAGATGGCGACAGTGTTGTTTTGGGCCAAAATAAGAGTCAAAATATCCAAGATAAAGCTTTTCTTCGTCTCAGCAATTTCGAATTGCAGCCATTTCTCGGTGATCTGAAAGAGTTTGGAGAAG AGGTTGTTTGCCGTGAAGATGTGATAACGAAACGTCATCGACGTCGTCGAGATTCTAGCGTGACGATTGCGGTTGGCAGTTCCCTAG CTGTCATTTCCGTCGTGACCGTGATGGGCTACGCCATTTTCCGTTACGTCAAGGTCAAGGCTGTCGGTTATGATACCATGAAATAA